A section of the Flavobacteriales bacterium genome encodes:
- a CDS encoding type I restriction endonuclease subunit R — MAYTEDNLVQQTTAEYLEQELGWDSVYAYDRETFGEGSLLGRASDRDMVLVRDLEAALRRLNKDLPDEAYTEAVKRLTVYSESQTLLQTNRELYELILDGVQVHYRAADGTLKSTRLKVIDFDEPGNNRFLCVRELWIRGHYHRRRADIIGFVNGLPLLFMELKNIHKDLRAAHDRNLKDYKDTVPHLFHHNAFIVLANGEKAKLGSLSSKYEHFHEWKRLHEEDAGVVDMETLLKGVCNQRDFLDLLENFILFDESSGKLAKIVARNHQFLGVNRAMDAVRQRRERKGKLGTFWHTQGAGKSYSMVYFARKVRRKISGGFTFIVLTDRDDLDKQIYDTFAGCGVVNNDTERCRAGSGSELRSMLKEHKAYVFTLIQKFNKDVDPASPWTERDDVIVMSDEAHRSQYGRLALNMRNALSKASFIGFTGTPLFKNDEITSQVFGDYISQYDFGRAVEDGATVPLYYDARGEKLGITTRELNEKIAGKLEELEIEDVDTAAKLEQALRSEYHIYTASKRLDAIARDFVQHYSTAWQSGKAMLVCLDKLTCGRMYALIERYWAERIAELERSIAKLEDEQQVQLVQRQVKWMRETRMAAIFSQEQNEVDKFRQWDLDVLPHRQLMNDGFETPDGKRIAVDDAFKKDEHPFRIAIVCAMWLTGFDVPSLSTLYLDKPLKAHTLMQAIARANRVYEGKVNGLIVDYNGITRSLREALVTYAGKEGQPGPGPTTGGGEDEEGPIKPAEEFLIPQLVEAIEGVKQYVKELGQDLDAIGAAKGFHRIKAIADVKNAVNTNDESRKRFEVMAREVFKRFKACITFPEHVNPYRHDYDAINVVYKTLQEDRDATNIDAILKTLQGIVDEAIDIKPSLAAEPKPYDISKVDFERLRKEFEKSAHKQSAVQQLKDLIEKKLGRLIRTNPLRTDFQEHYQEIIDRYNREKDRLTIEQTFEELLKFTEALDEEQDRAIREGLDEESLALYDLLRKDGLTKKDTERIKQVAAELLEKLKAEKLKVDQWREKEATRDAVHMTIYDFLYDDRTGLPAEAYTEDEVKERADRVYWHVVGQYGGNNSAFV; from the coding sequence ATGGCCTACACGGAGGATAACCTGGTGCAGCAGACCACCGCCGAGTACCTGGAACAGGAGCTCGGCTGGGACAGCGTCTATGCCTACGACCGGGAGACCTTCGGAGAGGGCAGCTTGCTGGGGCGTGCCAGCGACCGGGACATGGTGCTGGTGCGCGACTTGGAAGCGGCTTTGCGTCGCCTGAACAAGGACCTACCCGATGAGGCCTACACCGAGGCGGTGAAGCGCCTGACGGTGTACAGCGAAAGCCAGACTCTGCTGCAGACCAACCGGGAGCTGTACGAGCTGATCCTGGACGGGGTGCAGGTACACTACCGCGCCGCCGACGGCACGTTGAAGTCCACGCGGCTGAAGGTGATCGACTTCGATGAGCCGGGGAACAACCGCTTCCTGTGCGTGCGCGAGTTGTGGATACGCGGCCACTACCACCGCCGTCGCGCGGACATCATCGGATTCGTGAACGGGCTGCCCCTGCTCTTCATGGAACTGAAGAACATCCACAAGGACCTGCGCGCCGCCCACGACCGCAACCTGAAGGACTACAAGGACACGGTGCCGCACCTGTTCCACCACAACGCCTTCATTGTACTGGCAAACGGCGAGAAGGCGAAGCTGGGCTCCTTGAGCAGCAAGTACGAACACTTCCACGAGTGGAAGCGCCTGCACGAGGAGGATGCCGGCGTGGTGGACATGGAGACGCTGCTGAAGGGCGTGTGCAACCAACGCGACTTCCTGGACCTGCTGGAGAACTTCATCCTTTTTGACGAGAGCAGCGGCAAGCTGGCCAAGATCGTGGCGCGCAACCACCAGTTCCTGGGCGTGAACCGCGCCATGGACGCGGTGCGCCAGCGCCGGGAGCGCAAGGGCAAGCTGGGCACCTTCTGGCACACGCAGGGCGCGGGCAAGAGCTACAGCATGGTCTACTTCGCCCGCAAGGTGCGGCGCAAGATCAGCGGCGGCTTCACCTTCATCGTGCTCACCGACCGCGACGACCTGGACAAGCAGATCTACGACACCTTCGCCGGCTGCGGCGTGGTGAACAACGACACGGAGCGCTGCCGTGCGGGCAGCGGCAGCGAGCTGCGGTCCATGCTGAAGGAGCACAAGGCCTATGTGTTCACCCTGATCCAGAAGTTCAACAAGGACGTGGACCCGGCGAGCCCGTGGACGGAGCGCGACGATGTGATCGTGATGAGCGACGAGGCCCACCGGAGCCAGTACGGCCGTCTGGCGCTGAACATGCGCAACGCGCTGAGCAAGGCGAGCTTCATCGGCTTCACCGGCACACCGCTCTTCAAGAACGATGAGATCACCAGCCAGGTCTTCGGCGATTACATCAGCCAGTACGACTTCGGCCGGGCCGTGGAGGACGGCGCCACCGTGCCGCTTTACTACGATGCACGCGGCGAGAAGCTGGGCATTACCACCCGCGAACTGAACGAGAAGATCGCGGGCAAGCTGGAGGAGCTGGAGATCGAGGATGTGGATACGGCCGCCAAGCTGGAACAGGCCCTGCGCAGCGAGTACCACATCTACACGGCCTCCAAGCGCTTGGATGCCATCGCACGCGACTTCGTGCAGCACTACAGCACCGCCTGGCAGAGCGGCAAGGCCATGCTGGTGTGTTTGGACAAGCTGACCTGCGGCCGCATGTATGCCCTCATCGAGCGCTATTGGGCCGAGCGGATCGCGGAGCTGGAGCGATCCATCGCGAAACTGGAGGACGAACAGCAGGTGCAGTTGGTGCAGCGTCAGGTCAAGTGGATGCGGGAGACCCGCATGGCCGCGATCTTCAGCCAGGAGCAGAACGAGGTGGACAAGTTCCGTCAATGGGACTTGGACGTGCTGCCCCACCGGCAGCTGATGAACGACGGCTTCGAGACGCCGGATGGGAAGCGCATCGCCGTGGATGATGCCTTCAAGAAAGACGAGCATCCCTTCCGCATCGCCATCGTGTGCGCCATGTGGCTCACGGGCTTCGATGTGCCCAGCCTGAGCACCCTGTACCTGGACAAGCCCTTGAAGGCCCACACGCTGATGCAGGCCATTGCGCGCGCGAACCGGGTCTATGAAGGCAAGGTGAACGGCCTGATCGTGGATTACAACGGCATCACCCGCAGCCTTCGGGAGGCCTTGGTCACTTATGCGGGCAAGGAGGGGCAACCGGGTCCGGGACCAACAACCGGCGGTGGTGAGGATGAAGAGGGACCGATCAAGCCGGCGGAGGAGTTCCTCATCCCCCAGCTTGTGGAAGCCATCGAGGGCGTTAAGCAGTACGTGAAGGAACTGGGGCAGGACCTCGATGCGATCGGTGCAGCCAAGGGCTTCCACCGGATCAAGGCCATCGCGGACGTGAAGAACGCAGTGAACACCAACGACGAGTCGCGCAAGCGCTTCGAGGTGATGGCCCGCGAGGTGTTCAAGCGGTTCAAAGCGTGCATCACGTTCCCGGAGCATGTGAATCCATACCGCCACGATTACGACGCGATCAACGTGGTGTACAAGACCCTGCAGGAGGACCGTGATGCGACCAACATCGATGCGATCCTGAAGACCTTGCAGGGCATCGTTGACGAGGCCATCGACATCAAGCCGTCCCTGGCCGCCGAGCCCAAGCCCTACGACATCAGCAAGGTGGACTTCGAGCGGCTGCGCAAGGAGTTCGAGAAGAGCGCCCACAAGCAAAGCGCGGTGCAGCAGCTGAAGGACCTGATCGAGAAGAAGCTCGGGCGACTCATCCGCACCAACCCCCTGCGCACCGACTTCCAGGAGCACTACCAGGAGATCATCGACCGCTACAACCGCGAGAAGGACCGCCTGACCATCGAGCAGACCTTCGAGGAACTCCTGAAGTTCACCGAAGCCCTGGATGAAGAGCAGGACCGCGCGATCCGGGAAGGGCTGGACGAGGAATCACTGGCCCTTTACGATCTGTTGCGCAAGGATGGCTTGACAAAGAAGGACACGGAGCGCATCAAGCAAGTAGCCGCCGAGCTGCTGGAGAAGCTGAAGGCCGAGAAGCTGAAGGTGGACCAATGGCGCGAGAAAGAAGCCACCCGCGACG
- a CDS encoding DUF488 domain-containing protein: MVSDAGTLTAVKEDAVRAGGPAPVSLRLYTIGYEGLSLNAFMDLLTNAGVAVLCDVRRNAFSMKRGFKKGQLAEACESVGIRYEHLPGLGIASNERKDLATQADRDALFRRYVGSTLSASSHEQDRIVELLADHGRVAIMCFEADPATCHRSHLAATLEASHPGLITVHHLRAS, translated from the coding sequence ATGGTCAGTGACGCAGGCACGTTGACGGCGGTCAAGGAGGATGCGGTCCGAGCGGGAGGACCCGCCCCCGTATCGCTACGCCTGTATACCATCGGCTATGAAGGCCTTTCGTTGAACGCCTTTATGGACCTGCTGACCAACGCAGGCGTGGCGGTGTTGTGTGATGTGCGCCGCAATGCCTTCAGCATGAAGCGCGGCTTCAAGAAGGGGCAATTGGCGGAAGCCTGCGAGAGCGTGGGCATCCGCTACGAGCACCTGCCCGGGCTGGGCATCGCCAGCAACGAGCGGAAGGACCTGGCGACACAGGCCGACCGTGACGCGCTTTTCCGGCGCTATGTGGGTTCCACGCTTTCCGCATCGAGCCACGAACAGGACCGGATCGTGGAACTCCTTGCCGATCATGGTCGCGTGGCCATCATGTGCTTCGAGGCCGATCCCGCGACCTGCCATCGCTCACACCTCGCGGCCACGCTCGAAGCGTCGCATCCAGGGCTCATCACCGTGCATCATTTACGCGCTTCCTGA